Proteins from a genomic interval of Streptomyces fodineus:
- a CDS encoding MGMT family protein translates to MSEQSPAEDTREEYADDLPEYAERVLDVAERIPPGRVMTYGDVAEWLEEGGPRQVGRVMSLYGGAVPWWRVVRADGVLLPGHELRALAHYRAEGTPLKEAARSAEGHLPRLDMRRARWDGGAGTGGHI, encoded by the coding sequence ATGAGCGAGCAGAGCCCTGCCGAGGACACCCGCGAGGAGTACGCGGACGACCTGCCGGAGTACGCCGAGCGGGTCCTCGACGTAGCCGAGCGGATCCCGCCGGGGCGGGTCATGACGTACGGGGACGTCGCCGAGTGGCTCGAGGAAGGGGGACCGCGCCAGGTCGGCCGGGTGATGTCGCTCTACGGCGGCGCCGTCCCATGGTGGCGTGTCGTACGTGCCGACGGGGTGCTCCTGCCCGGCCACGAGCTGCGCGCGCTCGCCCACTACCGCGCGGAGGGGACGCCGCTGAAGGAAGCGGCCAGGAGCGCCGAGGGCCATCTGCCGCGGCTCGACATGCGGCGGGCCCGATGGGACGGCGGGGCGGGCACAGGGGGTCACATCTGA